One Elaeis guineensis isolate ETL-2024a chromosome 10, EG11, whole genome shotgun sequence genomic window carries:
- the LOC105050571 gene encoding heme-binding-like protein At3g10130, chloroplastic: MGLVFGKITVETPKHEVLHSCPDYEIRKYSPSVVAEVTYDPSQLRGDRDGGFMILANYIGALGQPQNAKPEKIAMTAPVITKSSSQSEKIAMTAPVITSGDNKATTMQFVLPAKYKSVEEAPKPLDERVVIKAEGERKYGVVRFSGVATDKVVQEKVEKLRRSLERDGHKVVGDFLLARYNPPWTLPPLRTNEVMLPIE; this comes from the coding sequence ATGGGCCTGGTGTTTGGAAAGATCACCGTGGAGACACCCAAGCACGAAGTCCTCCACTCCTGTCCTGACTATGAGATCAGGAAGTACTCCCCCTCCGTGGTCGCCGAGGTCACCTACGATCCTTCGCAGCTCCGCGGTGACCGCGACGGCGGCTTCATGATCCTCGCCAACTACATCGGCGCCCTCGGCCAGCCACAGAACGCCAAGCCCGAGAAGATCGCCATGACCGCTCCCGTCATCACCAAATCTTCCTCCCAGTCCGAGAAGATCGCCATGACCGCCCCCGTCATCACGAGCGGTGATAACAAAGCGACGACGATGCAGTTCGTGCTGCCGGCCAAGTACAAGTCAGTGGAAGAGGCACCGAAACCGTTGGATGAAAGGGTGGTCATAAAGGCGGAAGGGGAGAGGAAGTATGGGGTAGTGAGGTTTAGTGGGGTGGCGACGGATAAGGTGGTGCAGGAGAAGGTGGAGAAGCTCAGGAGGAGCctggagagagatgggcacaaggTGGTGGGGGACTTTCTTCTGGCGAGGTATAACCCACCATGGACGTTGCCTCCTCTGAGGACCAACGAAGTAATGCTTCCTATTGAATGA
- the LOC105050570 gene encoding uncharacterized protein isoform X3, with product MGLWTLLEGFLLLANALAILNEDRFLGPRGWSFSEVSGTGRAKSLKGQLIGLIYATQYLRVPLIILNVITILVKLVSG from the coding sequence ATGGGCTTGTGGACATTGCTTGAGGGTTTTTTGCTTCTTGCAAATGCATTGGCAATATTGAACGAGGACAGATTTCTTGGTCCTAGAGGATGGAGTTTCTCTGAAGTTTCGGGAACTGGTCGAGCAAAATCTTTGAAGGGGCAGCTCATAGGGCTTATCTATGCAACACAGTACTTGAGAGTTCCACTTATAATTCTAAATGTTATCACAATTCTTGTGAAGTTGGTTTCAGGCTGA
- the LOC105050570 gene encoding uncharacterized protein isoform X1, which translates to MSTWSSPKIGEIRLSPFLYIQDNTATRRKASQHDSLKRDPAGPHCAKMGLWTLLEGFLLLANALAILNEDRFLGPRGWSFSEVSGTGRAKSLKGQLIGLIYATQYLRVPLIILNVITILVKLVSG; encoded by the exons ATGTCAACGTGGTCGAGCCCAAAAATCGGAGAAATTCGTCTTTCGCCTTTCCTCTACATCCAAGATAACACCGCGACTAGAAGAAAAGCTTCGCAACACGATTCCCTAAAGAGAGATCCAG CAGGACCACATTGTGCAAAAATGGGCTTGTGGACATTGCTTGAGGGTTTTTTGCTTCTTGCAAATGCATTGGCAATATTGAACGAGGACAGATTTCTTGGTCCTAGAGGATGGAGTTTCTCTGAAGTTTCGGGAACTGGTCGAGCAAAATCTTTGAAGGGGCAGCTCATAGGGCTTATCTATGCAACACAGTACTTGAGAGTTCCACTTATAATTCTAAATGTTATCACAATTCTTGTGAAGTTGGTTTCAGGCTGA
- the LOC105050570 gene encoding uncharacterized protein isoform X2, with product MSTWSSPKIGEIRLSPFLYIQDNTATRRKASQHDSLKRDPGPHCAKMGLWTLLEGFLLLANALAILNEDRFLGPRGWSFSEVSGTGRAKSLKGQLIGLIYATQYLRVPLIILNVITILVKLVSG from the exons ATGTCAACGTGGTCGAGCCCAAAAATCGGAGAAATTCGTCTTTCGCCTTTCCTCTACATCCAAGATAACACCGCGACTAGAAGAAAAGCTTCGCAACACGATTCCCTAAAGAGAGATCCAG GACCACATTGTGCAAAAATGGGCTTGTGGACATTGCTTGAGGGTTTTTTGCTTCTTGCAAATGCATTGGCAATATTGAACGAGGACAGATTTCTTGGTCCTAGAGGATGGAGTTTCTCTGAAGTTTCGGGAACTGGTCGAGCAAAATCTTTGAAGGGGCAGCTCATAGGGCTTATCTATGCAACACAGTACTTGAGAGTTCCACTTATAATTCTAAATGTTATCACAATTCTTGTGAAGTTGGTTTCAGGCTGA
- the LOC105050569 gene encoding 18.1 kDa class I heat shock protein, which translates to MSLIPRGWGFGSSIFDPFSLDRWDPFEGFPFNASLSSFPRPSFPGETSAFANARIDWKETPEAHVFKADLPGLKKEEVKVEVEEGNVLQISGERSREQEEKTDTWHHMERSSGKFLRRFRLPENAKVDQVKAAMENGVLTVTVPKEEVKKPEVKSIEISG; encoded by the coding sequence ATGTCGCTCATCCCTCGTGGTTGGGGTTTTGGATCGAGCATCTTCGACCCCTTTTCCCTCGATCGCTGGGATCCTTTCGAGGGCTTCCCCTTCAACGCCTCCCTCTCATCCTTCCCTCGTCCTTCCTTCCCAGGTGAGACCTCCGCCTTCGCCAACGCCCGCATCGACTGGAAGGAGACCCCGGAGGCCCACGTCTTCAAGGCCGACCTCCCCGGCCTCAAGAAGGAGGAGGTGAAGGTTGAGGTGGAGGAGGGCAACGTCCTCCAGATCAGCGGCGAGCGGagccgggagcaggaggagaagacCGACACCTGGCACCACATGGAGAGGAGCAGCGGCAAGTTCTTGAGGCGGTTCCGGCTGCCGGAGAACGCGAAGGTGGACCAGGTGAAGGCAGCCATGGAGAACGGAGTGCTCACCGTGACCGTGCCCAAGGAGGAGGTCAAGAAGCCCGAGGTGAAATCGATTGAAATCTCTGGCTAA